The following coding sequences lie in one Phycicoccus duodecadis genomic window:
- a CDS encoding MFS transporter translates to MTEDLRGAVTEPARLPGRRMPHRAWSVAAVTLAALVSAAAFRSSTGVLLEPVETEFGWSRATTSGAVSLNLVLYGLTAPFAAAFMERFGVRRTVAIALVVVGTASGATTVMTSAWQLWLLWGVFIGIGTGAMALVLGAVVANRWFERHRGLVTGIFSAANATGQLVFLPVIARAADGPGWRWAAGIVAVLALLVAVLVSLLLVDHPRDRGLLAYGAAPGSTPAAPTAPAQAPARRAVAVLTRSARSWPFWALVLTFWVCGWSTNGIIQTHFVPAAHDHGMPPTTAAGLLAVVGIFDIAGTIGSGWLTDRVDPRLLLAGYYAGRGLSLLALDAVLAPGIEPGMWVFIVFYGLDWVATVPPTIALCRTHFGAEDSGVVFGWVFASHMVGAGVGASVAGAVRTAQGDYHWAWVGAAVLCFAAVALALAIPRRPRAEMLGPSG, encoded by the coding sequence GTGACCGAGGACCTGCGAGGCGCCGTCACCGAGCCGGCCCGGCTCCCCGGGCGGCGGATGCCGCACCGGGCCTGGTCGGTGGCCGCCGTGACGCTGGCCGCGCTGGTGTCCGCGGCCGCCTTCCGCTCCTCCACCGGGGTGCTGCTCGAGCCGGTCGAGACCGAGTTCGGCTGGAGCCGCGCGACCACCTCGGGTGCGGTCAGCCTCAACCTCGTCCTCTACGGCCTCACCGCCCCGTTCGCCGCCGCCTTCATGGAGCGCTTCGGCGTCCGGCGCACCGTGGCCATCGCCCTCGTCGTCGTCGGTACCGCCAGCGGGGCCACGACCGTGATGACCTCCGCGTGGCAGCTCTGGCTGCTGTGGGGGGTCTTCATCGGCATCGGCACCGGGGCCATGGCGCTCGTCCTCGGGGCGGTCGTCGCCAACCGCTGGTTCGAGCGGCACCGCGGCCTGGTCACCGGCATCTTCTCGGCGGCCAACGCCACCGGGCAGCTGGTCTTCCTGCCCGTCATCGCCCGCGCGGCCGACGGCCCGGGATGGCGGTGGGCGGCCGGCATCGTCGCCGTGCTGGCCCTGCTCGTCGCGGTGCTGGTGTCCCTCCTGCTGGTGGACCACCCGAGGGACCGCGGGCTGCTGGCCTACGGCGCCGCCCCCGGCAGCACCCCGGCGGCCCCGACCGCCCCCGCCCAGGCCCCCGCCCGCCGGGCCGTCGCGGTCCTGACCCGGTCCGCCCGGTCCTGGCCGTTCTGGGCCCTGGTCCTCACCTTCTGGGTCTGCGGCTGGTCGACCAACGGCATCATCCAGACCCACTTCGTCCCGGCGGCCCACGACCACGGGATGCCGCCGACGACGGCCGCGGGGCTGCTCGCCGTCGTGGGGATCTTCGACATCGCGGGCACCATTGGCTCCGGGTGGCTCACCGACCGGGTGGACCCCCGGCTGCTGCTGGCCGGGTACTACGCGGGGCGCGGGCTGTCGCTGCTGGCCCTCGACGCCGTCCTGGCCCCCGGCATCGAGCCGGGCATGTGGGTGTTTATCGTCTTCTACGGGCTCGACTGGGTCGCCACCGTCCCGCCCACCATCGCCCTGTGCCGCACGCACTTCGGTGCCGAGGACTCCGGGGTGGTGTTCGGCTGGGTCTTCGCCTCGCACATGGTCGGCGCCGGGGTCGGCGCGAGCGTGGCCGGGGCGGTACGCACCGCCCAGGGCGACTACCACTGGGCCTGGGTCGGCGCCGCGGTGCTGTGCTTCGCCGCCGTCGCCCTGGCGCTGGCCATCCCCCGACGGCCCCGCGCCGAGATGCTCGGCCCGAGCGGCTGA